One stretch of Salarias fasciatus chromosome 19, fSalaFa1.1, whole genome shotgun sequence DNA includes these proteins:
- the clec14a gene encoding C-type lectin domain family 14 member A, with protein MASRSCPCWAALCISVFLLTGASADPSPQYVLHQTASHFSEASSRCSPGELTTLTTQQEVSEVLAVIAASALPPGDFVFWIGLKKERKECVVPSQPLRGFRWIQDGSQESQVSQWMEEPQRTCTTVRCAALKGTFDGSSVTTWGLVPGSCKHSYKFICKLQSGVTAGLPESPERAATPEPQPETTEPQLIPQTQEPTTSEPEPETLQPSTPGPAGTTPAASQPERPAPELEQTKVYELQPGSGPEPEPSPGPVPGSGSGSGSNPCHNPIIPSARSLSPDPQDSSRVRVECWSSSSWTCCARVSPPPGALLERIAGQFQRPLPAVRRRLPEEHLRHCEDVDECRTKPCKHNCVNTEGSFRCVCCRRNVPDAGTSPCDDTVTVENADALSGVLIPVLDRRWRRWLVLVVVVAVTVKVLPDEAVEETTPSRRGEEGRIRLL; from the coding sequence ATGGCGTCTCGATCATGTCCCTGTTGGGCGGCCCTGTGCATCTCGGTCTTTCTGCTGACCGGTGCCTCTGCAGACCCGTCGCCACAGTATGTCCTCCATCAAACTGCCTCTCACTTCAGCGAGGCCAGCAGCCGCTGCTCCCCCGGAGAGCTCACCACCCTCAccacccaacaggaagtctctgAGGTGCTTGCGGTCATCGCCGCTTCGGCGTTGCCCCCGGGCGACTTTGTATTCTGGATCGGActgaagaaagagaggaaggagtgtgtGGTGCCGTCGCAGCCGCTCCGAGGCTTCAGGTGGATCCAGGACGGGAGCCAGGAGTCGCAGGTGAGCCAGTGGATGGAGGAGCCACAGCGAACTTGCACCACAGTCCGCTGCGCCGCGCTGAAAGGAACCTTCGACGGGTCGTCGGTGACAACCTGGGGTCTCGTCCCCGGCAGCTGCAAACACTCCTACAAGTTCATCTGCAAACTGCAGAGCGGGGTGACGGCAGGGCTGCCAGAGAGCCCTGAGAGAGCCGCCACGCCAGAACCACAACCAGAGACAACAGAACCACAGCTAATACCTCAGACTCAAGAACCAACAACCAGCGAACCGGAACCAGAGACCCTTCAACCATCCACACCTGGACCAGCTGGAACAACGCCTGCAGCTTCTCAACCTGAGCGCCCTGCTCCAGAACTGGAGCAGACCAAAGTGTACGAGCTGCagcctggatctggacctgaacctgaacccagcCCTGGACCAGTgccagggtcagggtcagggtcaggctCAAACCCTTGTCACAACCCAATCATCCCTAGCGCTCGCTCCCTCAGCCCGGACCCGCAGGACAGCAGCCGGGTCCGGGTGGAATGCTGGTCCTCATCAAGCTGGACCTGTTGTGCTCGGGTCAGCCCGCCGCCTGGCGCATTGCTGGAACGGATCGCCGGCCAATTTCAGCGGCCTCTGCCAGCCGTGCGCCGCCGGCTTCCAGAAGAACACCTCCGGCACTGCGAGGACGTGGACGAGTGCAGAACCAAGCCCTGCAAACACAACTGCGTGAACACCGAAGGCTCCTTCAGGTGCGTCTGCTGCCGACGGAACGTCCCGGACGCAGGGACGTCGCCCTGCGACGACACGGTGACGGTGGAGAATGCCGACGCGCTGTCCGGCGTCCTGATTCCGGTGCTTGATCGCCGTTGGCGGCGCTGgttggtgctggtggtggtcgtGGCGGTGACGGTGAAAGTGCTGCCTGATGAGGCGGTCGAAGAAACAACGCCATCAAGAAGGGGAGAAGAGGGGCGGATTAGACTCCTTTGA